The following proteins come from a genomic window of Candidozyma auris chromosome 4, complete sequence:
- the EGD1 gene encoding Egd1p encodes MPIDPEKLAKLQKSNPKKVGGARVKAKKVVKEVDDVKLVEALGKMKATKVEGVEEANFFKDNGKVLHFNRVGVQAASQSNTFAFTGYPQEKDITQLIPGILPQLGSENLEALRQLAAQLQAGKAPEELNAGAGAQGADEDIPDLVQGEKFDDVE; translated from the coding sequence ATGCCAATTGATCCAGAGAAGTTAGCcaagttgcaaaagtcCAACCCAAAGAAGGTTGGTGGTGCCAGAGTTaaggccaagaaggtggtgaaggAAGTTGACGACGTCAAGCTCGTTGAGGCGTTGGGCAAAATGAAGGCCACCAAAGTGGAAGGCGTCGAGGaggccaacttcttcaaagacaaTGGCAAAGTGTTGCATTTCAACAGAGTCGGTGTCCAGGCCGCTTCCCAGTCCAACACTTTTGCTTTCACCGGTTACCCACAGGAAAAGGACATCACCCAGTTGATCCCAGGCATCTTGCCTCAGTTGGGTTCTGAGAACTTGGAGGCCTTGAGACAGTTGGCCGCTCAGCTCCAGGCCGGCAAGGCTCCCGAGGAGTTGAATGCCGGCGCTGGCGCCCAGGGTGCCGACGAGGACATTCCAGACTTGGTGCAGGGGGAGaagtttgatgatgtcgaGTAA
- the RIA1 gene encoding GTPase RIA1 — translation MKLSPEKVRELQASTANVRNICILAHVDHGKTSLSDSLLATNGIISQRMAGKVRYLDSREDEQLRGITMESSAISLYFKVMRKKEGSDEADVKEHLINLIDSPGHIDFSSEVSTASRLCDGAVVLVDVVEGVCSQTVNVLRQCWVDRLKPLLVINKIDRLVTEWRFSPLEAYQHISRIVEQVNSVIGSFYAGDRMEDDMKWREAGAMGEYVEKSDSDLYFSPENNNVIFASAIDGWAFSINTFARIYSAKLGFSHAALSKTLWGDFYLDMKNKKIIPGSKLKPSQSSLKPLFVSLVLEQIWNIYDACYLNRDDEKLEKITSKLGSKLSPRDLRSTDHKALLNLIMSQWIPLSHAILGAVIEYLPNPTQAQSERIEKILNEYVYSALPETPHEELLDSSFKKSLETCDSSNPDSHTLAYISKMLSIPNAELPKEATIGPSAEELQERSRKARENAKKASEAAAALADARLEQEGDGEIYLETKPDQFQWEFEEDPDEEEENEVEKETLVAFTRVYSGALSRGQRVCVVGPKYDPSLGKNHPTNIEQLHEDIELQDLLLIMGREFVRVDTVPAGNIVGIVGLGDLVLKNATIMCEVPEDKPYLNFASTTTLIHNKPIMRVAIEPDNLLKLHKLEKGLDLLTKADPVLEWYIDDDSGELIVCVAGELHLERCLKDLETRFAPGCEVVVKEPVIPFREGLNVDAKPTITKEDLEEGDGEEEEVDENEVDLQIDVFPLPDNITSFLIKHEHEIKDLVNSKFTSSTEEFEVKVTPFHDKLIEVIEDVGLHREVLDIFDSATVFVNHIINFGPKRVGPNIFVEAPSNGQQFRRALVTEKEDATRFKFESNVLAGFQLAMHEGPLCSEPVQGTIVVLQRSFRPETEEVLLNLSGRILKQTKQLIHKGFLLNAPRLFLAMYTCEIQASPEVLGKVYVVIQKRGGSIISEEMKEGTPFFTVNARIPVVEAFGFSEEIRKRTSGAASPQLVFDGYDMLDIDPFWVPHTEEELEELGTFAERENVARRYMNTIRRRKGLFVDEKVVQNAEKQRTLKKD, via the coding sequence ATGAAGTTATCGCCAGAAAAGGTGCGAGAGCTTCAGGCCTCGACGGCCAATGTGAGGAACATCTGCATCTTGGCCCATGTGGACCACGGCAAAACCTCTCTCAGTGATAGTCTCCTAGCAACCAACGGGATTATCTCGCAAAGAATGGCAGGAAAAGTGCGCTATTTGGACTCAAGAGAAGACGAGCAGCTTCGAGGCATCACAATGGAGCTGCTGGCGATTTCTTTATACTTTAAAGTGATGCgcaagaaagaaggaagcgACGAAGCGGACGTGAAGGAgcacttgatcaacttgatcGATTCACCTGGCCACATTGACTTTTCCCTGGAAGTCTCCACTGCTTCTCGTTTGTGCGACGGTGCCGTGGTGCTAGTTGATGTGGTGGAGGGCGTCTGTTCGCAAACTGTCAATGTACTAAGGCAGTGCTGGGTGGATCGGTTGAAACCACTTTTGGTGATCAACAAGATTGATAGGTTGGTCACTGAATGGCGCTTTCTGCCCTTGGAGGCGTACCAGCATATTCTGCGTATTGTAGAGCAAGTGAACTCGGTGATCGGCTCCTTCTACGCTGGCGACAGAATGGAGGACGATATGAAATGGAGAGAAGCCGGGGCTATGGGCGAGTACGTGGAGAAATCGGATCTGGATCTTTACTTCTCGCCAGAAAACAACAACGTTATTTTTGCCTCAGCTATTGACGGTTGGGCGttctccatcaacacttttgCTCGCATATATCTGGCCAAATTAGGCTTTTCCCACGCTGCATTGTCCAAGACACTCTGGGGCGATTTCTACTTGGATATGAAGAATAAAAAGATCATTCCCGggtcaaagttgaagcccTCGCAGTCGTCGCTCAAACCTTTGTTTGTCTCGCTTGTGTTGGAACAGATCTGGAATATTTACGATGCATGTTACTTGAACAGGGACGACGAGAAACTCGAAAAAATCACTTCGAAATTGGGCTCCAAACTCTCCCCTCGTGACTTGCGGTCTACAGATCACAAGGCGTTGTTGAACCTAATTATGTCCCAGTGGATCCCCTTGAGCCACGCTATACTAGGTGCTGTCATTGAGTATTTGCCCAATCCTACTCAAGCTCAAAGCGAACGAATCGAGAAGATATTGAATGAATACGTGTATAGTGCGCTTCCTGAAACTCCACATGAGGAATTGTTGGACTCTTCATTCAAGAAATCGTTGGAAACCTGTGACTCCTCCAACCCAGATTCTCACACTTTAGCGTACATTTCGAAGATGCTCTCAATTCCAAATGCTGAGCTCCCTAAAGAAGCAACGATCGGACCTAGCGCTGAGGAGCTCCAAGAGAGAAGTCGAAAGGCTCGTGAAaatgcaaagaaggctTCAGAAGCCGCCGCTGCGTTGGCAGATGCTCGTTTGGAGCAagaaggtgatggtgaAATCTACTTGGAAACAAAACCAGATCAGTTCCAGTGGGAGTTCGAAGAAGATccagacgaagaagaggaaaatgaagttgaaaaagagaCCTTGGTTGCATTTACCCGTGTTTACTCAGGAGCTTTGTCTCGTGGCCAGCGAGTCTGTGTTGTTGGACCCAAGTACGATCCATCATTAGGAAAAAATCATCCAACCAACATTGAGCAGCTTCATGAAGACATagagcttcaagatttGCTTTTAATTATGGGCCGTGAGTTTGTGCGAGTGGATACTGTTCCCGCTGGAAATATTGTGGGTATTGTTGGTTTGGGCGATTTGGTTCTTAAAAACGCAACCATCATGTGTGAGGTGCCTGAGGACAAGCCGTACTTGAACTTtgcctccaccaccacGTTGATTCACAACAAGCCTATTATGAGGGTGGCGATTGAACCTGATAATCTCCTTAAGCTACACAAGCTAGAGAAAGGTTTGGATTTGCTCACCAAAGCTGACCCCGTTTTAGAGTGGTACATTGACGATGACTCCGGTGAACTCATTGTTTGTGTTGCCGGTGAGTTACATTTGGAGAGATGTCTCAAGGACCTCGAGACCCGTTTTGCCCCAGGCTGCGAGGTGGTGGTAAAGGAGCCAGTGATACCGTTCAGGGAGGGATTGAACGTGGATGCCAAACCCACAATCACAAAGGAGGACCTAGAAGAAGGGGATggtgaggaggaagaggtTGACGAAAACGAGGTGGATTTGCAGATTGATGTTTTTCCCTTGCCTGACAACATTACGAGCTTTCTTATCAAGCATGAGCACGAGATCAAGGATTTGGTCAACTCCAAGTTCACAAGTTCTActgaggagtttgaggTTAAGGTTACTCCTTTCCATGATAAACTTATCGAAGTCATCGAAGACGTGGGGCTCCATCGTGAAGTGCTCGACATCTTTGACTCAGCCACCGTCTTCGTGAACCACATCATTAACTTTGGGCCAAAAAGAGTTGGGCCGAACATCTTCGTGGAAGCCCCAAGCAACGGCCAACAGTTCCGGAGGGCCTTAGTgacagagaaggaggatgCCACGAGATTCAAGTTTGAGTCCAACGTTTTAGCGGGCTTCCAGTTGGCAATGCACGAAGGTCCTCTTTGCTCTGAGCCAGTGCAAGGTACCATTGTTGTTCTTCAGAGATCATTTAGACCAGAAACAGAAGAGGTCTTGCTTAACTTGAGCGGACGAATCTTGAAGCAGACGAAGCAGCTCATCCACAAGGGATTCCTACTTAATGCTCCACGTCTTTTCCTCGCAATGTACACATGTGAGATCCAAGCTTCACCCGAGGTACTAGGAAAAGTGTACGTTGTCATTCAAAAGAGAGGTGGTTCGATCATCTCTGAGGAAATGAAAGAAGGTACCCCATTCTTCACCGTCAATGCGAGGATTCCCGTGGTTGAAGCATTTGGGTTCAGTGAGGAGATTAGAAAAAGGACGTCAGGTGCTGCCAGTCCGCAGCTTGTGTTTGACGGCTACGACATGCTCGATATAGATCCTTTCTGGGTGCCCCACACCGAAgaggagctcgaggagCTCGGCACATTTGCCGAGAGAGAGAATGTGGCAAGGCGCTACATGAACACcatcagaagaagaaagggTCTCTTCGTTGACGAAAAGGTTGTGCAGAACGCAGAAAAGCAAAGAACCCTCAAAAAGGACTAA
- the ADE4 gene encoding amidophosphoribosyltransferase produces the protein MCGILAVVLANQKNNVAPELFEGAMFLQHRGQDAAGIVTCGARGRFYQCKGNGMARDVFTQSRMMNLVGNMGITHLRYPTAGSSAGSEAQPFYVNSPYGILRKYLDETVHRHINTDSDSELLLNIFASELDKSNKSRVNNQDLFAALTSTMSTIRGAYSCVAMLAGYGVIGFRDPNGIRPLLFGERTNEDGSVDYMLASESVVLKAHGYNVFRDINPGEAVIIPKAPDANNKPEFRQVVEPKVFSPDIFEYVYFARPDSVLDGVSVYRSRIEMGNRLATKIRKSFPNHDVLGEIDVVIPVPDTSRTSALQCAVSLNVPYREGFVKNRYIGRTFIMPNQQERRSSVRRKLNAMESEFKGRNVLLVDDSIVRGTTSKEIVQMAREAGAKTVMIASCAPPIRFNHIYGIDLADTKALVGFDRTEDEIAEVIGADKVFYQDLQDLIDCCSSEKTSTFEVGVFTGQYITGPEDNYIQELEKIRAQNQRLKEVKKGLSVDACIDASDLVDVKAEVDISIHNAGDHHP, from the exons ATGTGTGGGATCTTGGCCGTGGTGCTTGCCAACCAGAAGAACAACGTGGCGCCAGAGCTCTTTGAAGGCGCCATGTTCTTACAGCATAGGGGTCAGGACGCTGCTGGAATTGTTACCTGTGGCGCCAGAGGCAGATTCTACCAGTGCAAGGGCAACGGGATGGCCCGTGATGTGTTTACCCAGCTGCGGATGATGAACTTGGTCGGCAACATGGGCATCACCCACTTGAGGTACCCTACTGCCGGGTCGAGTGCTGGGTCGGAGGCCCAGCCGTTCTACGTGAACTCGCCATATGGGATA TTGCGCAAGTACTTGGACGAAACCGTCCACAGGCACATCAACACGGACTCGGACTCGGAGCTTTTGCTCAACATCTTCGCCTCTGAGTTGGATAAGTCCAACAAGAGCAGAGTCAACAACCAGGACCTTTTCGCTGCCTTGACCCTGACCATGTCCACTATTAGAGGTGCCTACTCGTGTGTGGCCATGCTTGCTGGCTACGGTGTGATTGGTTTCCGTGACCCTAACGGGATCCGTCCACTTTTGTTTGGTGAAAGAACCAACGAGGACGGTCTGGTCGACTATATGCTTGCGTCAGAGTCGGTGGTGTTGAAAGCGCACGGATACAATGTTTTTAGAGACATCAACCCAGGTGAGGCTGTCATCattccaaaagctcctgacgccaacaacaagcCTGAGTTCAGACAGGTGGTGGAGCCTAAGGTGTTCTCCCCAGATATCTTTGAGTACGTCTATTTCGCCAGACCCGACTCTGTGTTGGACGGCGTATCCGTCTACAGATCGAGAATCGAGATGGGTAACCGTTTGGCCACCAAGATTCGCAAAAGCTTCCCCAACCACGATGTTTTGGGCGAGATCGATGTGGTGATCCCCGTCCCAGACACTTCCCGTACGTCTGCTTTGCAGTGTGCCGTTTCCTTGAACGTTCCATACAGAGAGGGTTTTGTGAAGAACAGATACATTGGACGTACTTTCATTATGCCTAACCAGCAAGAAAGACGTCTGAGTGtaagaagaaagttgaaCGCCATGGAGTCTGAGTTTAAGGGCCGCAACGTGTTGCTTGTGGATGACTCTATCGTCCGGGGTACTACTTCTAAAGAGATTGTCCAGATGGCCCGTGAAGCCGGCGCCAAGACGGTCATGATTGCATCTTGTGCTCCACCTATCCGTTTCAACCATATTTATGGTATCGACTTGGCCGACACCAAGGCTCTTGTTGGGTTCGACAGAACGGAAGATGAGATTGCCGAGGTTATTGGCGCCGATAAAGTCTTCTATCAGGATTTGCAAGACTTGATCGACTGCTGTTCAAGCGAAAAGACTCTGACGTTTGAGGTCGGTGTATTCACTGGCCAGTACATCACTGGCCCTGAGGACAATTACATCCaagagttggagaagatcagagctcaaaatcaaagGTTGAAGGAAGTCAAGAAGGGCTTGAGCGTGGATGCTTGTATAGACGCCCTGGACCTTGTGGACGTGAAAGCCGAGGTAGATATTTCCATCCACAATGCCGGAGACCATCACCCATGA
- the DHH1 gene encoding DExD/H-box ATP-dependent RNA helicase DHH1, translating into MSDWKSSLNMPAKDTRPQTEDVLTTNGKTFEDFNLKRELLMGIFEAGFEKPSPIQEESIPMALAGRDILARAKNGTGKTASFVIPALQQVKPKLNKIQALILVPTRELALQTSQVVRTLGKHLAIQCMVTTGGTNLQDDILRLNEPVHVLVGTPGRVLDLVSRDIANLGECPLFVMDEADKMLSREFRNVIEQILSFFPKGRQSLLFSATFPYAVKSFMDKHLTKPYEINLMDELTLRGISQFYAFVEEKQKLHCLNTLFSKLQINQSIIFCNSTNRVELLAKKITELGYSCYYSHAKMPQSARNKVFHEFRQGKVRNLVCSDLLTRGIDVQAVNVVINFDFPKTAETYLHRIGRSGRFGHLGLAINLMSWNDRYNLYKIEQELGTEIKPIPAQIDKSLYVNEDEETIPKPFKLDQLPKTKDNARNGYEYQGQPSMPPQNVPPQGAPHQVPLPQVPQQSQHSQYPIQNASQSQQPQQPQQPQQSQQPPHLQFPGQMPGPQGGQFPHGMPQYPQYGIPPQYGYPGHMQSPPQFNGHPPQFNGTAQQK; encoded by the coding sequence ATGTCAGACTGGAAATCCTCGCTAAACATGCCAGCCAAAGACACAAGGCCGCAGACAGAAGATGTCCTAACAACCAATGGAAAAACGTTTGaagacttcaacttgaaaagagaattgTTGATGGGCATTTTCGAGGCCGGGTTTGAGAAACCGTCTCCCatccaagaagaatcaaTCCCCATGGCGCTTGCCGGAAGAGACATTTTGGCAAGAGCTAAGAACGGAACAGGCAAAACAGCATCGTTCGTCATTCCAGCGTTGCAACAGGTGAAGCCTAAACTCAATAAAATTCAAGCGTTGATCCTCGTGCCCACAAGAGAGTTGGCGTTGCAGACATCCCAGGTGGTCAGAACGTTGGGCAAACATTTAGCTATTCAGTGCATGGTCACCACGGGTGGTACCAACTTGCAAGATGACATTTTGAGATTGAACGAGCCCGTGCATGTACTTGTGGGTACCCCTGGCCGTGTGTTGGACTTGGTTTCCAGAGATATTGCCAACTTGGGCGAGTGTCCACTTTTTGTCATGGATGAGGCAGACAAGATGTTGCTGAGAGAGTTCAGAAACGTCATTGAACAGattctttccttctttccCAAGGGCAGACAGTCCCTTTTGTTCTCCGCCACTTTTCCCTATGCCGTCAAGTCGTTTATGGACAAACACTTGACCAAGCCTTAtgagatcaacttgatggATGAGTTGACGTTGAGAGGTATCTCTCAATTCTACGCtttcgttgaagaaaagcagAAATTGCACTGCCTCAACACTCTTTTCAGCAAATTGCAAATCAACCAGTCTATCATTTTCTGTAACTCCACCAACAGAGTCGAattgttggccaagaaaATCACCGAATTGGGCTACTCGTGTTACTACTCCCATGCAAAAATGCCCCAGCTGGCCAGAAACAAGGTGTTTCACGAATTTAGACAAGGCAAAGTCCGTAACTTGGTCTGCTCTGACTTGTTGACCAGAGGTATCGACGTTCAAGCTGTGAACGTTGTCATCAATTTTGATTTCCCAAAGACTGCAGAAACCTATTTGCATAGAATTGGTCGTTCCGGTAGATTTGGTCACCTAGGTTTGGCCATCAATTTGATGTCTTGGAACGATAGATACAATTTGTATAAGATTGAACAGGAATTGGGTACCGAGATCAAGCCTATTCCTGCTCAAATCGACAAGTCCCTATACGTCaacgaggacgaggagaCTATTCCAAAGCCTTTCAAGCTCGATCAGTTACCTAAGACAAAGGACAACGCCAGGAATGGCTACGAATACCAGGGCCAACCGCTGATGCCACCTCAAAATGTTCCTCCTCAGGGAGCACCTCATCAAGTTCCACTCCCGCAAGTCCCTCAACAATCGCAACATCTGCAATACCCCATACAGAATGCTTCACAGCTGCAACAACCACAGCAGCCACAACAGCCTCAACAATCGCAGCAGCCCCCACACCTTCAATTCCCAGGGCAAATGCCAGGTCCACAGGGTGGTCAGTTTCCTCACGGAATGCCTCAGTACCCACAGTATGGTATCCCCCCGCAATATGGTTACCCCGGCCATATGCAAAGTCCACCGCAATTCAATGGTCACCCACCACAGTTCAATGGGACAGCTCAGCAAAAATGA